The Pocillopora verrucosa isolate sample1 chromosome 14, ASM3666991v2, whole genome shotgun sequence genome has a segment encoding these proteins:
- the LOC131797192 gene encoding neuropeptide FF receptor 2-like, giving the protein MDSFDKNISYPRYVAPNVTNPTCPTNDSTVDMVAKASAYSIILVVSLVGNTFLILSIRKNKQSRKSIHYLVFNMAVSDLFNPFTLMPIHLVQIISGSVSWKVVRPWLLGSILCKLSYFLIDVSLVVSIESLLLISVDRFIAVLFPLKAKLISSKVRLVGVLCTWIVAIMVHAPYFYAYKLTPEGNEVVCRLNWGPAFDHEETHKGFVTATFITFVLVPIGVMVIMYGTIAWKLKRSNTKQKQQLGCRHKLRDEQRKKIVRMSVAIIVAFSFCTIPLSVYLFAQIFLWDRGLPPICAFQTVIPFVVVFLLHSWSAVNPCVCLIFNSKYRSGLRQIPSFLSSQRISANERSIRMETKNYTINKRLSK; this is encoded by the coding sequence ATGGACTCCTTCGACAAGAACATTTCTTATCCAAGGTATGTCGCTCCAAATGTTACCAATCCGACTTGTCCTACGAATGATTCTACTGTAGACATGGTGGCCAAGGCTTCGGCTTATTCCATCATTCTAGTTGTCTCCCTGGTTGGAAATACCTTCCTTATCCTGTCTATTAGAAAGAACAAGCAATCCCGAAAGTCAATCCACTATCTCGTTTTCAACATGGCTGTGTCGGACTTATTCAACCCATTCACTCTCATGCCCATCCATCTTGTTCAGATCATCTCAGGATCAGTCTCCTGGAAGGTCGTCAGACCGTGGCTGCTGGGAAGCATATTATGCAAACTTTCCTACTTTCTTATAGATGTGTCGCTGGTCGTTTCCATCGAAAGCCTTTTATTGATATCGGTAGACAGGTTCATTGCTGTACTTTTCCCACTTAAAGCTAAGCTCATCTCTTCAAAAGTGCGCCTTGTTGGCGTTTTATGCACATGGATTGTCGCTATTATGGTCCACGCGCCCTATTTCTATGCGTACAAACTTACTCCAGAGGGTAATGAAGTTGTTTGTAGGCTTAACTGGGGACCGGCATTTGACCACGAGGAAACACACAAGGGGTTTGTCACGGCGACTTTCATCACTTTCGTCCTCGTTCCTATCGGAGTCATGGTTATCATGTATGGCACGATAGCATGGAAGCTGAAGAGAAGCAACacgaaacaaaaacagcaattgGGTTGTCGACACAAATTGCGCGATGAACAACGCAAGAAAATTGTCCGAATGTCGGTGGCTATAATAGTTGCTTTCAGTTTTTGCACGATTCCTCTTTCTGTTTATCTATTCGCTCAGATTTTTCTTTGGGATAGGGGATTGCCTCCCATTTGCGCATTTCAAACAGTGATTCCAtttgtggttgtttttttgCTACATTCGTGGAGCGCTGTAAATCCGTGTGTTTGTCTCATCTTCAACAGTAAGTACAGGAGTGGCTTAAGACAAATTCCGTCATTTCTCAGCAGTCAAAGGATATCTGCCAATGAGCGGAGTATTCGCATGGAAACGAAAAATTACACCATTAACAAACGGTTGTCAAAATAA
- the LOC131797210 gene encoding G-protein coupled receptor GRL101-like: METSELCLQGETSMYLDHNKIIIIEEKAFASLSQLRYLHLHNNGLKRLTKGMFTGLVSLTALNVYEVEQQLISSFNFDFGNSRLHENSILESEIATDIFEGLLNLRILSLDSFIVCCYAKKAAKDLICDSPKNEFSSCEDMMKNPIIRVCLWILGIVALVGNLSVIFWRLVYGEDSKVQSFLLKNLAVADFIMGVYLIIIAVQDTRWQGEYFEHDVRWRGGTLCQVTGALSMLSSEVMFRLCFLPSLPPTDLSASSSLPIVHFRVQPLSLKTCYLICLLVWLLGFVISFLPMSGLSYFNPEGNGNSFYGRSTVCLALQLSNDRPPGWEYSVSIFIGFNLAAFLFISLSYVAIFLSAVKSSSAIRSTNVKRESTLAKRVAFIILTDFCCWMPVIIVGILSLTGSFNDPEKQVYVWMAVFILPFNSSVNPILYTLATPQMRDWFVKILKVK, translated from the exons ATGGAGACAAGTGAGCTCTGCCTGCAGGGAGAAACCTCCAT GTATCTTGAtcacaacaaaataattataattgaaGAGAAAGCGTTTGCGTCTCTCTCACAGCTAAGATACTT ACATCTGCACAACAACGGATTGAAAAGACTCACCAAGGGCATGTTTACTGGCTTGGTATCACTCACAGCACT aaatgtttatGAAGTGGAACAACAACTAATTTCCTCCTTTaactttgattttggaaatagTCGTCTTCACGAAAACAGCattcttgaaagtgaaattgcGACGGACATCTTCGAAGGCCTGCTTAACCTGAGGATCTT ATCACTGGACAGCTTCATTGTCTGCTGTTACGCTAAGAAAGCTGCAAAGGACTTGATATGTGATTCTCCCAAAAACGAGTTCTCCAGTTGCGAGGATATGATGAAGAACCCAATCATTAGAGTCTGCCTTTGGATTCTTGGCATTGTAGCGTTAGTCGGCAATCTGTCAGTGATTTTCTGGCGGCTTGTTTATGGCGAAGATAGCAAAGTTCagtcctttcttttaaaaaatttggcagTCGCCGACTTCATTATGGGTGTGTATCTCATTATCATAGCTGTACAGGACACTCGCTGGCAGGGAGAGTACTTCGAGCATGACGTGCGGTGGAGAGGTGGCACATTATGTCAAGTGACGGGTGCCTTGTCCATGCTCTCTAGTGAGGTAAT GTTTCGGTTATGCTTCTTACCGTCATTACCGCCGACAGACTTATCTGCATCGTCTTCTTTACCCATCGTCCATTTTCGAGTACAGCCTTTGAGCCTAAAGACTTGTTATTTGATTTGCTTATTGGTCTGGTTACTTGGCTTCGTCATATCATTTTTACCAATGTCGGGTCTGAGTTATTTCAATCCTGAGGGGAACGGGAATAGCTTCTACGGAAGATCAACAGTGTGCCTGGCTCTTCAGTTGTCCAATGACAGGCCGCCTGGCTGGGAGTATTCTGTCAGCATATTCATCGGCTTCAATTTAGCAGCATTTTTGTTCATTTCGTTGTCTTATGTGGCCATTTTTTTGTCTGCTGTGAAATCATCGAGCGCGATAAGATCAACGAATGTCAAACGGGAATCAACCCTCGCCAAACGAGTCGCCTTTATCATTTTGACAGACTTCTGTTGCTGGATGCCTGTGATAATTGTTGGTATCTTATCCTTGACCGGAAGTTTCAATGATCCCGAGAAGCAGGTATATGTGTGGATGGCGGTATTTATACTTCCGTTTAATTCCTCTGTGAATCCTATACTGTATACACTTGCCACTCCTCAGATGCGGGATTGGTTCGTAAAGATTCTAAAAGTAAAG TGA